A region of Natribaculum luteum DNA encodes the following proteins:
- a CDS encoding M24 family metallopeptidase, which yields MAPRLPDREFEARFERVRDRLAETDADAGVWFDATSIEYLTGFDHIQTERPVVLAVTDERVEITVPRLEVERVRANPRIDAVAHYGDYPSGGPIAVAVEMLEGLGVDAVAADAEGAPGTMGYQGPSLSDVSDLEVETQDWIRRMRWEKSAAEVDLVRESARWANLGHRYLADYTEPGAHPVTVSQRASMDASRAMLDALGDRYVARTRGSGPVHAGYITGEQTRLPHGHTANRRLEEGDVLITGATANVDGYYSELERTMFLGEPTDEQVHYFELMCEAQSIAIDALGPGVPIASVDEAVWSYFDEQGVADLAQHHVGHNIGLGGHEPPYIDRGWGGHCESSHTEYDEDDAVMRPGQIYTIEPGIYTDTYGYRHSDTIAITDDGVEWLTYFPRDLEGNVIALE from the coding sequence ATGGCACCCCGACTCCCCGACCGCGAGTTCGAGGCTCGATTCGAGCGCGTTCGCGACCGCCTCGCCGAAACCGACGCCGACGCCGGCGTCTGGTTCGACGCGACGAGCATCGAGTACCTCACCGGCTTCGACCACATCCAGACCGAACGGCCCGTCGTCCTGGCGGTCACCGACGAGCGCGTCGAGATCACCGTCCCCCGCCTCGAGGTCGAGCGCGTCCGCGCGAATCCGCGGATCGACGCGGTCGCCCACTACGGCGACTATCCCAGCGGCGGCCCGATCGCGGTCGCCGTCGAGATGCTCGAGGGGCTCGGTGTCGACGCCGTCGCGGCCGACGCCGAGGGCGCGCCGGGAACGATGGGCTACCAGGGGCCGTCGCTGTCGGACGTGAGCGACCTCGAGGTCGAGACCCAGGACTGGATCCGTCGGATGCGCTGGGAGAAGTCGGCGGCGGAAGTCGACCTCGTCCGCGAGTCGGCGCGGTGGGCCAACCTGGGCCATCGCTATCTGGCCGACTACACCGAACCCGGCGCACACCCGGTGACGGTGAGCCAGCGCGCCTCGATGGACGCCTCGCGGGCGATGCTCGACGCGCTCGGCGACCGGTACGTCGCCCGCACGCGCGGGAGCGGCCCCGTCCACGCGGGGTACATCACGGGCGAGCAGACCAGACTCCCACACGGCCACACCGCGAACCGCCGACTCGAGGAAGGCGACGTCCTGATCACGGGCGCGACGGCGAACGTCGACGGCTACTACTCCGAACTCGAGCGGACGATGTTCCTCGGTGAACCGACCGACGAGCAGGTCCACTACTTCGAACTCATGTGCGAGGCCCAGTCGATCGCGATCGACGCGCTCGGTCCCGGCGTCCCGATCGCGTCCGTCGACGAGGCGGTGTGGTCGTACTTCGACGAGCAGGGCGTCGCCGACCTCGCCCAGCACCACGTCGGCCACAACATCGGGCTCGGCGGCCACGAACCGCCGTACATCGACCGGGGCTGGGGCGGCCACTGCGAGTCGTCGCACACGGAGTACGACGAGGACGACGCCGTGATGCGTCCTGGCCAGATCTACACGATCGAGCCGGGGATCTACACGGACACCTACGGCTACCGCCACTCGGATACGATCGCGATCACCGACGACGGCGTCGAGTGGCTCACGTACTTCCCGCGTGACCTCGAGGGGAACGTGATCGCACTCGAGTGA
- the cbiB gene encoding adenosylcobinamide-phosphate synthase CbiB: MTFTATLTVLAIIGLAFGLDLAVGEPPDAVHPVAWFGRVVALVDREWTESERGQRLVGVVIAVCLPLAAAGVVGGLVLVASAADPLAGAVAAALVLFLTTSLRMLLELTRTVVEGSASDLEETRGVVRGLVGRDATALSPALLRSAAVESAGENLADGLVASVLPFAVLAPVSLPAAAAAAAWVKAVNTLDSMLGYRSKPIGTASARLDDTVMWLPARVAALAIAIVAVDPGAIRRARRWARVPTSPNSGWPMATLACALEVRLEKPDAYVLCADGALPTVDDGERAVRLVGAAGAVVVFLAAVLAVVSPAAVAALTGVGP, translated from the coding sequence GTGACGTTTACGGCGACGCTTACGGTTCTCGCGATTATCGGCCTCGCGTTCGGTCTCGATCTGGCTGTCGGCGAACCGCCCGACGCCGTCCACCCCGTCGCCTGGTTCGGTCGCGTCGTCGCCCTCGTCGACCGGGAGTGGACGGAAAGCGAGCGTGGCCAGCGACTGGTCGGCGTCGTGATCGCCGTCTGTCTCCCGCTGGCCGCCGCGGGAGTCGTCGGCGGTCTCGTTCTCGTCGCGTCGGCGGCCGATCCGCTGGCCGGCGCGGTCGCGGCCGCCCTCGTCCTCTTTCTGACGACCAGCCTGCGGATGCTCCTCGAGCTCACCCGGACGGTCGTCGAGGGAAGCGCGTCGGACCTCGAGGAGACCCGCGGCGTCGTCCGCGGACTCGTCGGCCGGGACGCGACGGCCCTCTCGCCGGCGTTGCTTCGAAGCGCCGCCGTCGAGAGCGCGGGCGAGAACCTCGCGGACGGACTGGTCGCGAGCGTGCTCCCCTTCGCCGTGCTCGCGCCGGTTTCGCTTCCGGCTGCGGCCGCCGCCGCGGCGTGGGTGAAAGCCGTCAACACGCTCGACTCGATGCTCGGCTACCGGTCGAAGCCGATCGGCACCGCGAGCGCCAGACTCGACGACACTGTCATGTGGCTCCCCGCTCGCGTCGCCGCGCTCGCCATCGCCATCGTCGCCGTCGATCCGGGCGCGATCCGACGCGCGCGGCGGTGGGCGCGCGTCCCTACCTCGCCGAACTCCGGGTGGCCGATGGCGACGCTCGCCTGCGCGCTCGAGGTGCGACTCGAGAAGCCCGACGCCTACGTGCTGTGTGCGGACGGGGCGCTTCCGACGGTCGACGACGGCGAGCGGGCCGTCCGACTCGTCGGAGCGGCGGGTGCGGTCGTCGTCTTCCTCGCCGCCGTCCTCGCGGTCGTCTCGCCTGCGGCCGTGGCGGCGCTGACGGGGGTGGGGCCGTGA
- the cobS gene encoding adenosylcobinamide-GDP ribazoletransferase — MTRSLCALRGAVAFLTRLPVGSREGDWEAFRETPAVFPVVGFVVGALAALPLLAGPALPAPTVALGYLLAVYLVTGIHHLDGVADLGDALVVHGDADRRREVLKDTTTGVGALLAVSVTVAGVGLGGLSLAGVPALVAVGVAVAAEVGAKLGMAALSCFATAAHEGMGSSFTDGVGPAAFALPAALAVPAAALTWPTPAAAVALCGALGGAGIPWLWARWRLEGVTGDVFGAANELGRVAGLHAGVIAWTLS, encoded by the coding sequence GTGACGCGATCGCTGTGTGCGCTCCGGGGTGCCGTCGCCTTCCTCACGCGCCTGCCGGTCGGCAGCCGCGAGGGCGACTGGGAGGCGTTCCGCGAGACGCCGGCGGTCTTTCCCGTGGTCGGATTCGTCGTCGGCGCACTCGCGGCGCTGCCCCTGCTCGCGGGGCCGGCGCTGCCAGCGCCGACGGTCGCGCTCGGCTACCTGCTTGCGGTCTACCTCGTGACCGGCATCCACCACCTCGACGGCGTCGCTGACCTCGGCGACGCGCTCGTGGTCCACGGCGACGCCGACCGGCGACGCGAGGTCCTGAAGGACACGACGACCGGCGTCGGCGCGCTGCTCGCGGTGAGCGTCACGGTCGCCGGCGTCGGACTTGGAGGCCTCTCGCTCGCCGGAGTGCCGGCGCTCGTCGCCGTCGGCGTCGCCGTCGCGGCGGAGGTCGGCGCGAAACTCGGCATGGCCGCCCTCTCGTGTTTCGCCACGGCCGCCCACGAGGGAATGGGCTCGAGTTTCACCGACGGCGTCGGACCGGCGGCGTTCGCCCTCCCGGCGGCGCTCGCCGTTCCCGCGGCCGCGCTCACCTGGCCGACCCCCGCCGCCGCGGTCGCCCTCTGTGGCGCGCTCGGTGGCGCGGGGATTCCCTGGCTCTGGGCGCGCTGGCGACTCGAGGGCGTCACCGGCGACGTCTTCGGTGCGGCGAACGAACTCGGCCGGGTCGCCGGCCTGCACGCGGGGGTGATCGCGTGGACGCTCTCCTGA
- a CDS encoding translation initiation factor IF-2 subunit beta, with protein MDYESSLDRAMDSVPDIGGDEERLQIPDAQAQKDGAFTRFTNLGEIADVLSREDEHLHRFIQRELGTSGKFENGRGRYNGSFSQQDFDAAVDAYVEEYVLCSECGLPDTRLVREDRTPMLRCDACGAFRPVTKRSSSQQQQQQREAVEEGKTYTVEITGTGRKGDGVAEKGKYTIFVPGANEGDVVEIYIENISGNLAFARLA; from the coding sequence ATGGATTACGAGTCGAGTCTCGACCGAGCGATGGACAGCGTTCCCGACATCGGGGGCGACGAAGAGCGACTGCAGATTCCGGACGCACAGGCCCAGAAAGACGGTGCGTTCACGCGGTTTACGAACCTCGGCGAGATCGCCGACGTCCTTTCACGAGAGGACGAGCACCTCCACCGGTTCATCCAGCGCGAACTGGGTACCAGCGGCAAATTCGAGAACGGCCGCGGCCGGTACAACGGGTCGTTCTCCCAGCAGGACTTCGACGCGGCGGTCGACGCCTACGTCGAGGAGTACGTCCTCTGTTCGGAGTGTGGCCTGCCGGACACGCGCCTCGTCCGTGAGGACCGCACGCCGATGCTGCGCTGTGACGCCTGCGGGGCGTTCAGACCGGTGACCAAACGCTCCTCGAGCCAGCAGCAACAACAGCAACGCGAGGCCGTCGAGGAGGGCAAGACCTACACGGTCGAGATCACGGGAACTGGACGCAAGGGCGACGGCGTCGCCGAGAAAGGCAAGTACACGATCTTCGTGCCGGGCGCGAACGAGGGCGACGTCGTCGAGATCTACATCGAGAACATCTCCGGCAATCTCGCGTTCGCTCGACTCGCATAG
- a CDS encoding DUF5789 family protein codes for MSDDNDLDRVQDRAERRQSERASTTESVLEEVEHHLGDVEYPVRGEELAASYGTETIDLPNETESLGSVFDRLANEEFESSAEAREAIYGEITGEAGDVHEANPERDLERLDEESRGSLGESGSDAL; via the coding sequence GTGAGCGACGACAACGACCTCGATCGCGTCCAGGATCGAGCCGAACGACGACAGTCCGAGCGTGCGTCGACCACCGAATCCGTCCTCGAGGAGGTCGAACACCACCTCGGCGACGTCGAGTACCCGGTTCGCGGCGAGGAACTGGCGGCGTCGTACGGCACGGAGACGATCGACCTGCCGAACGAGACTGAGTCGCTCGGGAGCGTCTTCGATCGGCTGGCGAACGAGGAGTTCGAGTCATCGGCGGAGGCCCGCGAGGCGATCTACGGCGAGATCACCGGCGAGGCGGGCGACGTCCACGAGGCGAATCCGGAGCGCGACCTCGAGCGACTCGACGAGGAGAGTCGCGGATCGCTCGGCGAAAGCGGCAGCGACGCGCTGTGA
- a CDS encoding HAD family hydrolase, with translation MAVSFDLFGTLVSIEKPADPAATVAAELAARDVDVSDDWNALYAQRHVDAPEGAEVPLPAHVGAALSSRGIDYEGNAVRRAVVAAFDPDVETRDGALEAVAAAREYGPVAICSNCSVPELVSRTLVRSAFEREDFDAIVTSAGCGWRKPAPEIFEVTADRLGVTVEDLVHVGDDPRTDGGIERVGGTAISIAEVPLREVPARLEAVDG, from the coding sequence GTGGCAGTATCGTTCGACCTCTTCGGGACGCTCGTCAGCATCGAGAAGCCGGCGGACCCGGCTGCAACCGTCGCGGCTGAACTCGCGGCCCGGGACGTCGACGTCTCGGACGACTGGAACGCGCTCTACGCGCAGCGACACGTCGACGCGCCCGAAGGGGCCGAAGTGCCGCTACCGGCACACGTCGGCGCGGCGCTCTCGAGTCGGGGGATCGACTACGAGGGAAACGCCGTCCGGCGGGCGGTCGTCGCGGCTTTCGACCCCGACGTCGAGACGAGAGACGGCGCGCTCGAGGCGGTCGCCGCTGCTCGCGAGTACGGCCCTGTCGCGATCTGTTCGAACTGTAGCGTCCCAGAACTCGTCTCCCGGACGCTCGTCCGGTCGGCGTTCGAACGCGAGGACTTCGACGCGATCGTGACCAGCGCCGGCTGTGGCTGGCGCAAACCCGCGCCCGAGATCTTCGAGGTGACGGCGGACCGTCTGGGCGTCACGGTCGAGGACCTCGTCCACGTCGGCGACGATCCGCGAACGGACGGCGGCATCGAGAGAGTCGGCGGAACGGCGATTTCGATCGCCGAGGTCCCACTGCGCGAGGTGCCGGCGCGACTGGAGGCGGTCGACGGATGA
- a CDS encoding NTP transferase domain-containing protein codes for MCGGRGTRLESDREKPLYPIDGVAMVDRVLRALAESAVETTYAAVSPNAPETRDHLASDDGPALIDTPGEGYVTDLGVALESEAVTTPVLTVAADLPLLEAATIDRVLERHDDGSATVCVPVALKRRLGVSVDATLAPHLAPTGVNVVGASTERQMTYVHYDPRLALNVNRLEDARIAEERCE; via the coding sequence ATGTGTGGCGGACGCGGCACGCGCCTCGAGAGCGACCGCGAGAAACCGCTGTACCCCATCGACGGAGTGGCGATGGTCGACCGCGTCCTGCGGGCGCTCGCGGAGAGCGCCGTCGAGACGACGTACGCGGCCGTCTCGCCGAACGCACCCGAGACGCGCGACCACCTCGCGAGCGACGACGGCCCGGCACTGATCGACACGCCCGGCGAGGGCTACGTGACCGACCTCGGCGTCGCCCTCGAGTCGGAGGCGGTGACGACGCCGGTGCTCACCGTCGCGGCCGACCTCCCCCTGCTCGAGGCGGCGACGATCGATCGCGTGCTCGAGCGACACGACGACGGTTCGGCGACCGTGTGCGTTCCGGTCGCGCTGAAACGACGACTCGGGGTGAGCGTCGACGCGACGCTCGCTCCACACCTCGCACCGACGGGCGTGAACGTCGTCGGTGCATCGACCGAGAGACAGATGACGTACGTACACTACGACCCACGACTGGCACTCAACGTGAATCGACTCGAAGACGCGCGGATCGCGGAGGAACGATGCGAGTAG
- a CDS encoding S8 family serine peptidase: MHTRSAVLLVGSIFLLALGTGIIWPVTADGGSVGNETVNETISDVEIDSTVANATGETMVLVQLEGRPKREVTTTATENQVAAMQSHASTTQTAFERFAEGNPHVEIERQFWITNAILVTVDTDKIPIERLGMVDHVTGLHENAEVRLVDGTATATAGQNTSAMAGSYANTTATADRYTTTYGLEKINAPDVWETFETKGDGTKVAVLDTGYDLSYDDDIGLYTRDESDPTYPGGWAEFDRYGNQIEGSQPYDSGSHGTHVSGTVAGGDASGEYIGVAPETRLMHGLVLPEGIGYTSQIIGGIEWAVAEDAAVISMSLGSPCDDGSTYRPLYIEPIENARASGTTVVAATGNDGEGCSGSPGNIYDTIGVGASDDTDTVAGFSSGEMIDTSTAWGASAPQDWPNSYVKPDIVAPGVGVKSAYPGGYSDYMRLDGTSMATPHVAGAIALLQSGTAEDLSPAEVRSLLETTAVDIGEAQNRQGEGRIDVQEALLKHSRENLEPTITPETANVSEATTVRIEVDHPVEEYRWQFGDGHSTTTAKPEVVHTFAETGTTTVTVDLVDAGRENYTAEATVDVVDEILPTARLEANRTEGVEAGIGAVEFNASGSADNYGIDHYEWAIDGETVRTTTAPSTNFTFDTPGNTTVNLTVVDKSENENTTTVDITVVDTTSPTAAFEAPDETIVDTKTTFNATGSVDNHEIAQYEWTFGNESTVATGEPVTTHTFEEPGNQTVTLNVTDPSGNTNVTDAAVVVRASPSTAIETPSDGVATNDSNVTVEYTLSNTDLENTSKAQYRISGANDEPIVDWTDSPFEQTAEPRQFAVPTGELSDGTYTISVRLLDGNGTVLPFETATDNHTVSVKATEPELSVDVQPANEQYMYVSQYNPGVINVTATDPRHESTTVTITGSENETIDEWNVSNETGAGGVATVEWGAIDDSGIPVGSGSYEISTTTVDDLGNTNTSSTVVEVDTSAPNISVDSIDGTADYDGDVYLNDSSSLTVSVHTSDRQIDPGSIDDVSVSLEAAFTNYRHEATAERGTENTWTATVAGSELPDEGQYYIRVSATDSANNTNETVADTSVVSDQTEPELSAAITDFEGVTAGVRVRSNEPLTDSPTLVVTGPDGNETPVENLSRRSPTTWTNSFETDDAGSYVLTASGVDLAGNHGTDTANVTVQPETTTDNRTVTVTNEQTGTFVTLNTSEDINESSLTLSETQTPPQQLESDTVGVRFLTVVLGDELDQTLTNATIGIPVEQEQLPETVRADDDQVRLQWYNESGNRWEQRNLTVRQFDAEDGTLIDGEYWVTTVDEFSTYGVTVADDSPPELVDATPTDGTTLDHDTEAVTVELEYADNISAINTSALELHIDGKTVTNDERTEITSRTTVYENLSVGSNESYTVELDVADEAGNEQRIETKFEVAAEQGDDSGDGNNGGGGGSLPALPRDSDDGGNEIPTPTAVISIDPDPATVGEEITFSAANSTDNEREIISYEWEIDGESFTGKTVTTSFDEAGTYDVDLTVTNDFAEPDTATDTVTVEKTEDSTGDGADRTDDGSDRTGDDSDETSDDSASSDTTSDNTSGDDLDDSGAPLPGFGISIALIAILSFAMLSHRRQN, encoded by the coding sequence ATGCATACGAGAAGCGCAGTATTGCTAGTAGGTAGCATATTTCTCCTTGCGTTAGGAACGGGGATAATCTGGCCAGTGACTGCAGACGGGGGAAGTGTCGGGAACGAGACCGTCAACGAAACCATCAGTGACGTCGAAATCGACTCGACAGTAGCGAACGCTACTGGGGAGACGATGGTCCTCGTTCAGCTCGAGGGCCGCCCGAAACGCGAAGTCACGACGACAGCGACTGAGAACCAGGTTGCAGCGATGCAGTCTCACGCGTCCACGACGCAGACCGCGTTCGAGCGGTTCGCAGAGGGGAATCCGCACGTCGAAATCGAACGGCAGTTCTGGATCACGAACGCGATCCTGGTGACGGTCGACACCGACAAAATACCCATCGAACGGCTCGGGATGGTCGATCACGTGACGGGGCTCCACGAGAATGCCGAAGTCAGGCTAGTGGATGGCACAGCGACCGCCACAGCGGGTCAAAATACGTCTGCGATGGCAGGTAGTTACGCGAATACAACTGCTACCGCAGATCGTTATACGACTACGTACGGTCTGGAGAAAATCAACGCCCCTGACGTCTGGGAGACGTTCGAGACGAAAGGCGACGGGACAAAAGTCGCCGTACTCGATACGGGCTACGATCTTTCCTACGACGACGATATCGGCCTATACACGCGTGACGAGAGCGATCCAACCTATCCCGGTGGCTGGGCCGAATTCGACAGATATGGTAATCAAATTGAGGGATCACAACCATACGACAGTGGAAGCCACGGAACACACGTCAGTGGGACTGTCGCAGGTGGTGATGCCTCCGGCGAGTACATCGGCGTTGCACCCGAGACCAGACTCATGCATGGCCTCGTCCTCCCGGAAGGGATTGGCTATACGTCCCAGATTATCGGCGGCATCGAGTGGGCCGTAGCGGAAGACGCCGCCGTGATCAGTATGAGTCTCGGCTCTCCGTGTGACGATGGATCGACGTACCGACCGCTGTATATCGAGCCTATCGAGAACGCCAGGGCGAGTGGAACGACGGTCGTCGCTGCGACCGGAAACGACGGCGAAGGGTGTAGTGGATCTCCCGGAAATATCTACGATACTATCGGCGTCGGTGCTAGCGATGATACCGACACTGTCGCCGGTTTTTCGAGCGGGGAGATGATCGATACGAGTACTGCGTGGGGCGCTTCCGCCCCCCAGGATTGGCCGAACAGTTACGTGAAACCGGACATCGTCGCCCCTGGAGTGGGAGTGAAGAGTGCATACCCTGGCGGCTACTCCGACTATATGAGATTAGACGGAACCAGCATGGCGACACCCCACGTCGCTGGTGCAATCGCACTCCTCCAGTCTGGCACAGCTGAGGATCTCTCTCCAGCAGAAGTCCGTTCTCTCCTCGAGACCACTGCTGTCGATATCGGCGAGGCCCAAAACCGACAGGGAGAGGGCCGAATAGACGTCCAGGAAGCACTCCTGAAACACTCGAGAGAGAACCTCGAGCCGACGATCACTCCAGAAACGGCGAACGTTTCAGAAGCGACCACAGTCAGAATCGAGGTCGATCATCCGGTCGAGGAGTATCGATGGCAGTTCGGAGATGGACACAGTACGACGACAGCCAAGCCAGAAGTCGTGCACACGTTCGCGGAGACCGGGACGACCACGGTAACTGTAGATCTCGTCGACGCTGGTCGAGAGAACTACACGGCGGAGGCGACGGTCGACGTCGTCGACGAAATCTTACCCACGGCACGACTCGAGGCCAACCGAACCGAAGGCGTCGAGGCAGGGATCGGTGCGGTTGAATTCAACGCAAGTGGATCAGCAGACAATTATGGAATCGACCACTACGAGTGGGCGATCGACGGCGAGACCGTTCGGACGACTACCGCTCCGAGTACCAACTTCACGTTCGACACACCGGGGAATACGACTGTGAATCTCACCGTCGTCGACAAGTCCGAGAATGAAAATACGACGACGGTGGATATCACGGTCGTCGATACGACCAGTCCAACGGCGGCGTTCGAAGCTCCCGACGAGACGATCGTCGATACGAAAACGACGTTCAATGCAACTGGATCAGTAGATAATCACGAGATCGCCCAATACGAATGGACGTTTGGCAACGAGTCCACTGTAGCGACCGGGGAACCAGTCACGACACACACATTCGAGGAGCCTGGCAATCAGACCGTGACTCTAAACGTCACCGACCCATCCGGGAACACGAACGTGACAGACGCTGCTGTCGTAGTTCGGGCCTCACCGTCGACCGCGATCGAAACTCCAAGCGATGGTGTAGCTACCAACGACAGTAACGTAACGGTGGAGTATACGCTCAGTAATACAGATCTCGAAAATACGTCTAAAGCGCAGTACCGGATCAGCGGTGCGAACGACGAACCGATCGTCGACTGGACGGATAGTCCCTTCGAGCAAACGGCGGAACCACGACAGTTCGCCGTACCTACAGGGGAACTTTCAGACGGCACCTATACGATCAGCGTGCGACTGTTGGACGGCAACGGGACGGTGCTGCCGTTCGAGACGGCTACCGACAATCACACGGTCTCCGTCAAAGCCACGGAGCCCGAACTATCGGTTGACGTCCAGCCCGCCAACGAACAGTACATGTATGTGAGTCAATACAACCCCGGTGTCATCAACGTGACAGCGACGGACCCCAGACACGAGTCGACGACTGTGACGATAACGGGGAGTGAAAACGAGACGATCGACGAATGGAATGTCTCTAACGAAACAGGTGCCGGTGGAGTTGCCACGGTCGAATGGGGAGCCATCGACGACTCGGGTATCCCGGTCGGAAGTGGGAGCTACGAGATCAGTACAACCACAGTCGATGACCTCGGAAACACCAACACTAGTTCGACAGTAGTTGAGGTGGATACTAGCGCACCGAATATCTCCGTTGATTCTATCGACGGGACAGCCGACTACGACGGCGACGTCTATCTCAACGATTCATCTAGCCTTACGGTTTCGGTTCACACCAGCGATCGGCAGATAGATCCGGGTTCGATCGACGACGTGTCGGTCTCACTCGAGGCGGCGTTTACCAACTATCGTCATGAAGCGACCGCCGAGCGAGGCACCGAAAACACCTGGACGGCAACCGTTGCCGGATCAGAGCTGCCAGACGAAGGCCAGTATTACATCCGCGTATCGGCGACCGATTCGGCGAACAATACTAACGAAACCGTTGCTGACACGTCAGTCGTCTCTGATCAGACAGAACCCGAATTGAGTGCAGCCATCACCGATTTCGAGGGAGTGACTGCCGGCGTCCGCGTTCGCTCGAACGAACCGCTCACGGATAGCCCCACACTCGTTGTAACTGGCCCCGACGGGAACGAAACTCCCGTCGAGAACCTCTCCAGACGATCACCGACTACATGGACGAACTCGTTCGAGACCGACGATGCCGGGAGCTACGTGCTGACTGCAAGCGGTGTCGATCTCGCAGGAAATCACGGTACTGATACGGCGAACGTGACGGTCCAGCCCGAGACTACCACTGACAATCGGACGGTGACGGTCACCAACGAGCAAACGGGAACGTTCGTGACACTCAATACGAGTGAGGATATCAACGAGTCGTCTCTCACGCTGTCGGAAACACAGACGCCGCCACAGCAACTCGAGTCCGACACGGTCGGGGTCAGGTTCCTAACGGTGGTTCTCGGTGACGAACTCGACCAGACCCTCACGAACGCGACCATCGGCATTCCAGTCGAACAGGAGCAACTACCCGAGACCGTGAGAGCTGACGATGACCAAGTACGACTCCAGTGGTACAACGAGAGCGGAAACCGCTGGGAGCAGCGGAACCTGACGGTTCGCCAATTCGACGCTGAAGATGGGACCCTGATCGATGGCGAGTACTGGGTTACGACTGTCGATGAGTTCTCGACCTACGGCGTAACGGTCGCCGACGACAGTCCGCCCGAACTCGTCGATGCCACACCTACAGACGGCACAACACTCGATCACGACACCGAGGCTGTGACAGTCGAACTCGAGTATGCCGATAACATCTCTGCTATTAACACCTCGGCGCTCGAGCTACACATCGACGGAAAGACAGTAACCAACGACGAGCGCACAGAGATCACCTCGAGGACAACTGTCTACGAGAATCTCTCTGTTGGGTCTAACGAGTCCTATACGGTCGAACTCGACGTCGCTGATGAAGCGGGTAACGAACAACGGATCGAGACGAAGTTTGAGGTTGCCGCTGAGCAGGGGGACGATAGTGGTGATGGCAACAACGGTGGCGGCGGTGGCAGTCTGCCCGCCCTGCCGCGTGATAGTGACGACGGCGGCAATGAAATCCCCACGCCGACGGCAGTGATCTCGATCGATCCCGATCCAGCGACGGTCGGCGAGGAGATCACGTTCTCGGCTGCGAACTCGACCGACAACGAACGTGAGATCATCTCCTACGAGTGGGAGATCGACGGTGAATCGTTCACCGGCAAAACGGTCACCACCTCGTTCGACGAGGCAGGGACCTACGATGTCGACCTCACCGTCACAAACGATTTTGCGGAGCCTGACACTGCGACGGACACCGTTACCGTTGAAAAGACAGAGGATTCCACGGGAGATGGCGCTGACAGAACTGATGATGGCTCAGACAGAACAGGCGACGACTCTGACGAAACCAGCGACGATTCAGCCAGTTCCGACACTACCTCTGATAACACTAGCGGTGATGACTTGGATGACAGTGGTGCTCCTCTGCCCGGCTTCGGCATAAGTATTGCACTCATCGCGATTCTCTCGTTTGCGATGCTATCGCACCGGCGGCAGAACTGA